Below is a window of Carassius auratus strain Wakin chromosome 50, ASM336829v1, whole genome shotgun sequence DNA.
CTTTAATAGAGAAATAGTTGCACTGTTATCTTACCTATCCAGGATGGACTCCCTGCAGCAGTAGAGGTTGTCAAATTTTTGTTTAGTGACCGAGTCATTCACATTTATGGCTGGGACGCATAGTTTTCCAGCTTTAGAGAGGTGATGAAGCCTGATATATGTGAtgcaaaaaacatttgcaaagttTCATCGTGTAAACCCACTAGTGCCAATTCAGCGTAATCATCTTTCCACCAAATGTGACAAATAACAAGGACTAGAAAGTGACTCAACCTGTGAATGCCTGTGATACTTTCTTCAACAATACCCTTGACTTTCTTGAAGAGGTGAGGATTTTTCTTGTATATCCAATGTGTCATATCTCCTCCATCATCAAGGATCTAAAGAAGAAAAGGCCATTAACAAACTTCAATTTACAGGCGAAAACAGAGACACTATTGATCCTCGAAGGGAAAGTGGTCCCATATCACTTAAGGTAGGCCTACTCGTACCATGTTCGGCTCCCAGTCCTCCACATTTACACAGCGATCAATACACCACCAGAAGTCATCCTCAGATTCTCCCTTCCATGCAAACACTGGAAAATCTGTCAGAGGGAAAGACAATGGACAAATCAAAGAAGGAAAATAAcaacgtgcaaaaaaaaaatcacagacttTAAAAATCTGTGACAATTAGACTaagatacttttttatatatataccttGCTCTGCTAAAGCAGCTGCCACTTCATCCTGAGTGGAGTAAATATTGCAGGCTGCCCACCTACACTGAGCCCCCAACACCTTCAGAGTCTCAAACAGCACCTGTcgagtaaaaaatatatatttcttgagTGCCACAAGAtccttaataaataattttaaaaagtaattcgGTGCCCAGGAAGcatgtattattatcaatgttaaaacagtgCTGCTCAGTATTTTGGGGGTACTAGAAAGAGAGCAGTCAAAAGAACTgtatttgtatgaaaaataactcttttgtaatattatgaatgtcatttactgtcaattttaatatcagttaaatggatccttgctgaatgaaatcattaatttcttttaaaaaaaatcctactgaccccaaacagtaCAACAGTAATTTAAACtgcagtttaaattttttttttttttttttttcattgtataatCAGCGGAGGGGATATGGGAGGTGTTGGATGTTTCATGTTTCAAGACcttgtaaaactgtttttttttagttttgtttctgtatttttttctctctttctgtcagtaTGATACAGTATGCATTAAAAATGCAGTGAAGTGATTTTAGATGACACTTACAGCTGTCTGGGCCGTGACGTGGGTGCATCCCACTATTTTTGCTGCTGCCAATGGTTTTTCCCCCTGGGCAGCTTTTCTCAAGGCCATCAGTGCAGTCATCTCTTTAATTAATAAAGGTACACAcatatttattcctttttttgtgTACTGTACAATGCACGTTTGCTGTTTTATTACCATACACTATGCCTACCATCCTCGGCAAGCTCTATCTCTCGACGACCAAAGTCTGCCAGTTTGATGTTTTTGATGCAGAAGTCCCTGGTCCCTTTAGAGTTCATCTGTTGCATGTCTCGAGGACAGACCTCATCTTCTAGATCTTCTGCATCTGAACCCCCTGAAAAAAATGAGGAACAAAACAAGAAAGGAAATCGGAATCAATGATTGCAATGAAAATACAAAGAATgaccaaaaaaatacattttccagtTTTGATAGAATTTGTGCGGCGTCTACCTGAGCTGTTACTGTCCGTGGAGGAATGAGAAATAGAGTGGGACAGGGAGCGGCGTCCCGTCTTTGTTAAATGACTGTCGAATTCTCGCATCTGCTCAGGATACTGGATTTGCTaagggaaaaaaaacttttatttttgtatatataatataatgtaattcgAAATAATGTAACCTTTTCCTGCAGAAAATAATAGAAGCCAgaataattataatgctttatCCTAACTTAGACTCTAAATATTGAAATAGCATTAGGATGCATTACATGCACAGAAACATATACATTTCAGGTACAGGCAAGAGATCTTAGAGACCAAATATACAGTAactatcacttgctcactaacttacacattgaagaaaaaaagaaagaaaacctcaAATTAAacactgcaaatatatatatgtgtttgttgtTAGGGTAGGCACTAGTAGTGGCATTGTctactaaaatgcatttatatttaaacaaagtGCTGCTCTGCTATAATATATAAGcaaatcaaataaaactaaataacactcaataaaatgtaataaaattaatttgagcACCAGGGTAGTACAAATCTTTTCATAATCTACTATGGAGTTATTAATGAAATTGTTTTGTCAtattcagacacacacaaataaaataaaaaaaacacacacaagaagGAAAATATCTATTTCAAAGTGCTGCAGTTTTAAGtctcatggtctaaaaaaaaaaaagcaaacagatGGATTGCAACTTCCCTCTAAGCAGAATAGAAATACCTTGACGTTAAGAGATAACACAGCATCTTTTGATTCCCTGTTTTTAGTGAGACTAACCAGGCTGTAGACTTTCTTCATGGTGTCTGATCCTCTTGAGAAATGCGTAGAATAACTCCCACGTAAGCATTTAAAGACGAGCCCCAACAGTGATTGTCATGATGTCATGATGTTAAATGAGCGTGCTAGAGAAGCATTGATCCACTGTCAGATGAAATCCTACACTGTGATACCAAAGCCTTACAATAAATTCAGAGCTCTCTGTTCGCTTACATGATTCGACAATGATTAAAGTAGATGATGTCACAAAAGTTCCCTAAAGTCATTTATTAATGCTGGCCAAGTGCCACTGAGCGGATACTGTGTGGTTTTAAGTGCACTGGTCTGTGTTCAGCCCACGGCTCTGTTCAGGGTTGTTAATGATGATCAAGATAAGGTTTTCGGTTACACCTCATTTAGCAGGCATGTTTTAGTTAAAATGACTTGTTGTTCTCAACCTGGCGTCAGGTGCCTCTTTCAAGGGCAAAACGGAGGTATGGAAACTCAAGGCTTATGCTTTCAGTGGTTACTCGGTGCATTTAGTTTATCAAACCAGAAACGTACCCCTACCACATGTGGTTTAAAAGAGATTTCCTTTGGAACACCCTGGGGTCAAGTGTTTGAGAACTGCTCTCAGAAAGTCTTTTTTGGTGTTTAAACCCAGCACATTTAGGTTACTACACCCAGATATGTACCCTTAATTCACCTTGTAAGAAACAAGCAGTTCACTTCTCACCTTGACACAACCAAGGGACAAGAGTTCAATGACAAAATGGAAGCATGGGAACACAACAACATTCAGATTCATGGGCCCCCCTTTCCAAAGTCTGACCTCAGCCCCTCTATGCACCCCAATGACCAAATCATATATTTAACCCTTTGCAAATCGGGTATAAATCAGGACATTGACAGTTCTGTTGCTTTAGGGACACTCCCATTGAAGTAACTGGGATCAAGGTCAAATTGCTGGTAAAGAACCTACACAACTCTCAGATTCATAGGTATCCCATTCCAAGGTTTGACCTCAGCACTTATATGCTCTCCAGTGaccagaaaaatacatttaacccCTTCTAAATCTGGTATAAAACAGGATATTGACAGCTTGCCTTAGGGACCTTCCTGTTGAAGAAACCTTGGATCGTGTACATCGTTCAAGGACGAATGGTGGTAAAGAACCCAAACAACTCTAAGATTCATGATTCTTCTTTCCCAAAGGTTGACGTCACTTTTGTGTTACCAGCCAAGTTTTGAAACAGAAACACAATAAACTCAGCAATATGTTGACAAGGGAGATTTATAGTATTATTTCATTGCATTTATGTCATCTTCTATTTTGTCTGTTCTTACATCATAATGCACAACATTAAACTGTACTTTAATGCCCATTGTACTTATTCAGCCTCAGCGGCACTTACTCTTTTTGTTCTTGGAGCTTCACTGACGGCTCCATCATTTTCCTCGAACACTTCCTCGCTGTTCTGCATTTTTACGAGTGCAGATTGCCGGGTGGTTGCTGCTTCTAGCATTCTCAATAACTTGGAGCTAATTGTTGGCAGTTGTGAGGAATCTCCATCTCTTTCCAGAGAAGATGAAGTTGCAGCTTCACCATTATGGCTACTCTCTTTCATGCTATCGTTGTCTTCCTTTGGTGGAGTTGCGGACCGAATCTCTGGCTTGCTGTCGAGACTGCTGTCCATTTCCATGTCTTTAGCGTTGAAGTTACACACAGTTGCTCTTTTGAACAAACAGGTCTTAAAGGCGTGTAAACATTGCCTTCATATTAACTGATTGTGGAAACAATGAGTGTAAATGGCATGGGGGTATAGAGGTTTTATACCCTAAGGCTTGGTTAACTTCTGTTTGatacttaatattattttaatattatcctTCTTGGCTGACaaagttgttcttttgaacttttttcatcagataattttgaataaaatgtgtcatcgtttaactgaaaatattaagcttagcaactgtttttaatattaataataataaatgtttcttgatgagAAAGCAGCATATctgaatgctttctgaaggatcagaaatgatataaaattgatttaaaaggtttaaagtgaattgaaaacagttaagaatagaataaaatagaatagggcagcataagagacttcttcaaaaacatgaaaaaacttgctgaccccaaacttgttcAAGTAAGCAATTAGTTTACTCATTTTGATTGAAAGTAATGGGTTTTATCTGAGGT
It encodes the following:
- the LOC113066932 gene encoding S-adenosylhomocysteine hydrolase-like protein 1 isoform X1 → MEMDSSLDSKPEIRSATPPKEDNDSMKESSHNGEAATSSSLERDGDSSQLPTISSKLLRMLEAATTRQSALVKMQNSEEVFEENDGAVSEAPRTKRQIQYPEQMREFDSHLTKTGRRSLSHSISHSSTDSNSSGGSDAEDLEDEVCPRDMQQMNSKGTRDFCIKNIKLADFGRREIELAEDEMTALMALRKAAQGEKPLAAAKIVGCTHVTAQTAVLFETLKVLGAQCRWAACNIYSTQDEVAAALAEQDFPVFAWKGESEDDFWWCIDRCVNVEDWEPNMILDDGGDMTHWIYKKNPHLFKKVKGIVEESITGIHRLHHLSKAGKLCVPAINVNDSVTKQKFDNLYCCRESILDSLKKTADIMFGGKQVAVCGYGEVGKGCSAALKAMGSVVYVTETDPICALQACMDGFRLVKLGDVVRQVDMVITCTGNKNVVVREHMDLMKNGCVVCNMGRSNTEIDVNSLRTPELVWLHVRAQVDHIVWPDGKRIVLLAEGRVLNLSSSTVPIYVLSITATTQALALIELFNAPEGRYKKDVYLLPKKLDEYVASLHLQTFDARLTELTDEQAKYMGLSKNGPFKPSYYRY
- the LOC113066932 gene encoding S-adenosylhomocysteine hydrolase-like protein 1 isoform X2 gives rise to the protein MKKVYSLVSLTKNRESKDAVLSLNVKQIQYPEQMREFDSHLTKTGRRSLSHSISHSSTDSNSSGGSDAEDLEDEVCPRDMQQMNSKGTRDFCIKNIKLADFGRREIELAEDEMTALMALRKAAQGEKPLAAAKIVGCTHVTAQTAVLFETLKVLGAQCRWAACNIYSTQDEVAAALAEQDFPVFAWKGESEDDFWWCIDRCVNVEDWEPNMILDDGGDMTHWIYKKNPHLFKKVKGIVEESITGIHRLHHLSKAGKLCVPAINVNDSVTKQKFDNLYCCRESILDSLKKTADIMFGGKQVAVCGYGEVGKGCSAALKAMGSVVYVTETDPICALQACMDGFRLVKLGDVVRQVDMVITCTGNKNVVVREHMDLMKNGCVVCNMGRSNTEIDVNSLRTPELVWLHVRAQVDHIVWPDGKRIVLLAEGRVLNLSSSTVPIYVLSITATTQALALIELFNAPEGRYKKDVYLLPKKLDEYVASLHLQTFDARLTELTDEQAKYMGLSKNGPFKPSYYRY
- the LOC113066932 gene encoding putative adenosylhomocysteinase 3 isoform X3 — encoded protein: MKKVYSLQIQYPEQMREFDSHLTKTGRRSLSHSISHSSTDSNSSGGSDAEDLEDEVCPRDMQQMNSKGTRDFCIKNIKLADFGRREIELAEDEMTALMALRKAAQGEKPLAAAKIVGCTHVTAQTAVLFETLKVLGAQCRWAACNIYSTQDEVAAALAEQDFPVFAWKGESEDDFWWCIDRCVNVEDWEPNMILDDGGDMTHWIYKKNPHLFKKVKGIVEESITGIHRLHHLSKAGKLCVPAINVNDSVTKQKFDNLYCCRESILDSLKKTADIMFGGKQVAVCGYGEVGKGCSAALKAMGSVVYVTETDPICALQACMDGFRLVKLGDVVRQVDMVITCTGNKNVVVREHMDLMKNGCVVCNMGRSNTEIDVNSLRTPELVWLHVRAQVDHIVWPDGKRIVLLAEGRVLNLSSSTVPIYVLSITATTQALALIELFNAPEGRYKKDVYLLPKKLDEYVASLHLQTFDARLTELTDEQAKYMGLSKNGPFKPSYYRY